Proteins encoded within one genomic window of Dromaius novaehollandiae isolate bDroNov1 chromosome 7, bDroNov1.hap1, whole genome shotgun sequence:
- the SPP2 gene encoding secreted phosphoprotein 24 isoform X3, with amino-acid sequence MRILIFVLTLSIFSCSGFPVYDYELPVTEEALNASIARINSQSRGPNLYGVVRSHVRSVDMWNSNDYKLVLQFSIRETVCTKISGRDPFTCDFKIGPFVPTAFCRSVVVVSEEQIVNMVVQCHQDMSSSESISSEEVYLLLKPSLQGEEVTAMETGINPAISALTRLNSTIWRREGEIL; translated from the exons ATGAGGATCTTAATTTTTGTGCTCACACTGAGCATTTTCTCATGTTCAG GGTTTCCAGTGTATGACTATGAACTGCCTGTCACAGAAGAGGCTCTCAATGCTTCCATTGCAAGAATCAATTCTCAGTCACGGGGGCCAAACTTGTATGGTGTTGTCAGGAGCCATGTTAGAAGT GTTGACATGTGGAACAGCAATGATTATAAGCTAGTGCTGCAGTTCAGTATCCGTGAAACTGTATGCACAAAAATTTCAGGGAGAGACCCATTCACATGTGACTTCAAAATAGGGCCTTTTGTG CCAACTGCTTTCTGCAGAAGCGTCGTGGTCGTCTCTGAAGAGCAGATCGTGAACATGGTTGTCCAGTGCCATCAGGACATGTCCAGCTCGGAATCAATAAGCAGTGAGGAG GTCTATTTGCTCCTGAAGCCTTCCCTTCAAGGAGAAGAGGTAACAGCTATGGAGACTGGCATAAACCCAGCTATATCAGCTCTGACAAGACTGAATAGCACGATTTGG agaagagagggagaaatttTGTAA
- the SPP2 gene encoding secreted phosphoprotein 24 isoform X2, translating to MRILIFVLTLSIFSCSGFPVYDYELPVTEEALNASIARINSQSRGPNLYGVVRSHVRSVDMWNSNDYKLVLQFSIRETVCTKISGRDPFTCDFKIGPFVPTAFCRSVVVVSEEQIVNMVVQCHQDMSSSESISSEEIMRMQIMNPNRQGSSRSEGLFAPEAFPSRRRGNSYGDWHKPSYISSDKTE from the exons ATGAGGATCTTAATTTTTGTGCTCACACTGAGCATTTTCTCATGTTCAG GGTTTCCAGTGTATGACTATGAACTGCCTGTCACAGAAGAGGCTCTCAATGCTTCCATTGCAAGAATCAATTCTCAGTCACGGGGGCCAAACTTGTATGGTGTTGTCAGGAGCCATGTTAGAAGT GTTGACATGTGGAACAGCAATGATTATAAGCTAGTGCTGCAGTTCAGTATCCGTGAAACTGTATGCACAAAAATTTCAGGGAGAGACCCATTCACATGTGACTTCAAAATAGGGCCTTTTGTG CCAACTGCTTTCTGCAGAAGCGTCGTGGTCGTCTCTGAAGAGCAGATCGTGAACATGGTTGTCCAGTGCCATCAGGACATGTCCAGCTCGGAATCAATAAGCAGTGAGGAG ATAATGCGTATGCAGATAATGAACCCCAACAGGCAGGGCAGCAGTCGCAGTGAAG GTCTATTTGCTCCTGAAGCCTTCCCTTCAAGGAGAAGAGGTAACAGCTATGGAGACTGGCATAAACCCAGCTATATCAGCTCTGACAAGACTGAATAG
- the SPP2 gene encoding secreted phosphoprotein 24 isoform X5, with protein sequence MRILIFVLTLSIFSCSGFPVYDYELPVTEEALNASIARINSQSRGPNLYGVVRSHVRSVDMWNSNDYKLVLQFSIRETVCTKISGRDPFTCDFKIGPFVPTAFCRSVVVVSEEQIVNMVVQCHQDMSSSESISSEEVYLLLKPSLQGEEVTAMETGINPAISALTRLNSTIW encoded by the exons ATGAGGATCTTAATTTTTGTGCTCACACTGAGCATTTTCTCATGTTCAG GGTTTCCAGTGTATGACTATGAACTGCCTGTCACAGAAGAGGCTCTCAATGCTTCCATTGCAAGAATCAATTCTCAGTCACGGGGGCCAAACTTGTATGGTGTTGTCAGGAGCCATGTTAGAAGT GTTGACATGTGGAACAGCAATGATTATAAGCTAGTGCTGCAGTTCAGTATCCGTGAAACTGTATGCACAAAAATTTCAGGGAGAGACCCATTCACATGTGACTTCAAAATAGGGCCTTTTGTG CCAACTGCTTTCTGCAGAAGCGTCGTGGTCGTCTCTGAAGAGCAGATCGTGAACATGGTTGTCCAGTGCCATCAGGACATGTCCAGCTCGGAATCAATAAGCAGTGAGGAG GTCTATTTGCTCCTGAAGCCTTCCCTTCAAGGAGAAGAGGTAACAGCTATGGAGACTGGCATAAACCCAGCTATATCAGCTCTGACAAGACTGAATAGCACGATTTGG
- the SPP2 gene encoding secreted phosphoprotein 24 isoform X1 → MRILIFVLTLSIFSCSGFPVYDYELPVTEEALNASIARINSQSRGPNLYGVVRSHVRSVDMWNSNDYKLVLQFSIRETVCTKISGRDPFTCDFKIGPFVPTAFCRSVVVVSEEQIVNMVVQCHQDMSSSESISSEEVYLLLKPSLQGEEVTAMETGINPAISALTRLNSTIWRTCEGDVWSPVNGNNSDRHS, encoded by the exons ATGAGGATCTTAATTTTTGTGCTCACACTGAGCATTTTCTCATGTTCAG GGTTTCCAGTGTATGACTATGAACTGCCTGTCACAGAAGAGGCTCTCAATGCTTCCATTGCAAGAATCAATTCTCAGTCACGGGGGCCAAACTTGTATGGTGTTGTCAGGAGCCATGTTAGAAGT GTTGACATGTGGAACAGCAATGATTATAAGCTAGTGCTGCAGTTCAGTATCCGTGAAACTGTATGCACAAAAATTTCAGGGAGAGACCCATTCACATGTGACTTCAAAATAGGGCCTTTTGTG CCAACTGCTTTCTGCAGAAGCGTCGTGGTCGTCTCTGAAGAGCAGATCGTGAACATGGTTGTCCAGTGCCATCAGGACATGTCCAGCTCGGAATCAATAAGCAGTGAGGAG GTCTATTTGCTCCTGAAGCCTTCCCTTCAAGGAGAAGAGGTAACAGCTATGGAGACTGGCATAAACCCAGCTATATCAGCTCTGACAAGACTGAATAGCACGATTTGG AGAACCTGTGAAGGTGATGTTTGGAGCCCAGTTAATGGAAATAACAGTGACAGGCACTCATGA
- the SPP2 gene encoding secreted phosphoprotein 24 isoform X4, protein MRILIFVLTLSIFSCSGFPVYDYELPVTEEALNASIARINSQSRGPNLYGVVRSHVRSVDMWNSNDYKLVLQFSIRETVCTKISGRDPFTCDFKIGPFVPTAFCRSVVVVSEEQIVNMVVQCHQDMSSSESISSEEVYLLLKPSLQGEEVTAMETGINPAISALTRLNSTIWTGE, encoded by the exons ATGAGGATCTTAATTTTTGTGCTCACACTGAGCATTTTCTCATGTTCAG GGTTTCCAGTGTATGACTATGAACTGCCTGTCACAGAAGAGGCTCTCAATGCTTCCATTGCAAGAATCAATTCTCAGTCACGGGGGCCAAACTTGTATGGTGTTGTCAGGAGCCATGTTAGAAGT GTTGACATGTGGAACAGCAATGATTATAAGCTAGTGCTGCAGTTCAGTATCCGTGAAACTGTATGCACAAAAATTTCAGGGAGAGACCCATTCACATGTGACTTCAAAATAGGGCCTTTTGTG CCAACTGCTTTCTGCAGAAGCGTCGTGGTCGTCTCTGAAGAGCAGATCGTGAACATGGTTGTCCAGTGCCATCAGGACATGTCCAGCTCGGAATCAATAAGCAGTGAGGAG GTCTATTTGCTCCTGAAGCCTTCCCTTCAAGGAGAAGAGGTAACAGCTATGGAGACTGGCATAAACCCAGCTATATCAGCTCTGACAAGACTGAATAGCACGATTTGG